CAGTCTCGGCCGCATCCTGCAGGTCGTCGCCCTGGGCAACCTCGTCGGCCGCGCGCGGCAGCAGCGCATGGGCCTGGCAATCTACCAGCCCAAAACCGCCGACCTCGATCACCTCGCGGCCCTCGCCACGGCCGGCGTCATCACGCCGGTCATCGATAGTGTATTCCCGCTGGAGCAGGGGGCTGCCGCGCTCCGCCGCATCGGCGGAGGCGACCATGTCGGCAAGATCATTGTCGAGATGACAGCCTAGCCTACTGGAACGCCGTCTCGGCAAAGCTCCGCAGTTTGCGCGAATGCAGCCGTTCCGCAGGCTGGTCCCGCAAAATTTCCATCGCCCGCAGCCCGATCTGCAAATGCCGGTTCACCTGCGTGCGATAAAAATCCGAAGCCATGCCCGGCAGCTTCAATTCGCCATGCAGCGGCTTGTCCGACACGCAGAGCAAGGTCCCATACGGCACCCGGAACCGGAACCCGTTGGCCGCGATCGTCGCCGATTCCATGTCCAGCGCCACAGCGCGTGACTGGCTGAGCTGGCGCACGATCTCCACCTGGTCGCGCAATTCCCAGTTGCGATTGTCGAAGGTCGCCACCGTCCCGGTGCGCATGATCTTCTTGGTCTCGATGCCCTCGGTCTCGGTGATTTCATGCACCGCCTGTTCCAACGCCACCTGCACTTCGGCCAGTGCCGGCACCGGCACGGTCAGCGGCAGGTCGGCATCGAGCACATGGTCCTCGCGCACATAGGCATGGGCCAGCACGTAATCGCCCAGTTCCTGGCTGTTCCGCAGCCCCGCGCAATGCCCCAGCATGATCCAGGCATGCGGCCGCAGCACCGCGATATGGTCGGTAATCGTCTTGGCATTGCTTGGCCCCACGCCGATATTGACCATGGTTATGCCGCGCCCGCGATCGGCCGTCAGGTGATAGGCCGGCATCTGCGGCGCCCGCACCGGCGCCGTGCCCGCCACATTGCCCCCGCGCAGCGCATTGTCGGTCACCACATTGCCCGGCTCGATGAAGCTCTCATAATGGGCGTGCCCCGAGCGCATATACTCCTTCGCCACCCGGCAGAATTCGTCGATATAGAAGGCGTAATTGGTGAAGATCACAAAATTCTGGAAATGGCTGGCATCCGTGCCGGTATAATGGCTCAGCCGGAACAGCGAATAGTCCACCCGCGGCGCCGTAAACGCCGCCAGCGGATACGGCCCGCCGCGCGGCGGCACGAATGTGCCATTGGCGATTTCGTCATCCGTATTGCCCAGGTCCGGCGCGTCGAACACGTCGCGCAGCGGAATGTTGAGCGCATTCAGCGCCTCGCCATCGATCCGCTCATTGGCTTCCACGGCAAAATGCAGCGGGATCGGTGTATCGGATTCCCCGATATCGATCGTGCCGCCATGGTTCTTCAGGATGACGGTGAATTGCTCCTGGTAATAGGTGCGGAACAGGTCCGGCGCCGTCACCGTGGTGCGATACAGCCCCGGCGTATGCAGGAACCCATAGGGCAGGGTGCTTTCATGCCGCGAATAGCTGGTCGAGCGCACCTCCACCTGCGGATAGCACGCCCGCACGCGCCCCGGCGGCACCACGCCCTTGGTCAGCGCCTCCAGATGCCCGCGGATGAAGCCGGTATTGCGATGATAGAGCTCGGCCAGGTATTCCCACGCCTTCTCCGGATCGGTGAAGGACTGCTTGTCGAGGCGGGGCGGGCTGATCGTGGTCATCTTGCTCTTTCAAAATCGCCGTCTCCGGATTGAGCCGGCGTCGTCGTGGAATCGCGCTACTTATCGCGCAGCACCTAGCCATCTTGAATGACAGCTTCGCGGCACCGCTTCAACTGCGCGCCCCTTGCCGCGCGGGTTTCACATCGGTGTGATGGCGCTTTTCTTGCCGCAATTAGTTCCCATCTTCATACGCAGTTCACTGGCACGGCAAGCGACCCATGCAAACCGGTGAATGAGGAGTGTCGCGCTGGCCGCTTGTCCCCCAAGCCCTCAACAGTGCGGACGGCAGGCATTCCCAAGACCGCAATGACAGCAATGTCATTGCGGTCTTTCTATTTTGCCGGATAGGCCGCCCGCAGCGTCGCCACCGAGATTTCCGCCAGCTCCCGCAGCACATTCATGTCGATATCGTCGAGCCGCTTCACATAAAGGCACGCCTTGCCCATCCGGTGCTTGCCCAGCCTGGCCAGCAATCCATCGCGCCGGGCGATCTCCTCGGGCATATAAGTGCCCATCAGATAGATGCTGAACTCCGCCTTGCGCGGCGCGAAGCCGATGAGAAAGGCCTCGCCCTCATGCCCGCTGGCATAGCGGTAGTGATAGCGCCCGAAGCCGATCATCGTGCCCCACAGCACCGGGGGCTCGCCCGATACCACCGACATCATCTCGATCAGCCGATAGCTGTCCGCCCGTTTGGCCGGATCGTCCAGTTGCTCCAGGAATTCATCGACATCGCCGGTATCGGGCCGGGTCTTCTGCTCAGGCATACCATGCCTCCGACATTTCGCAGCAAGACCGTAGACGAACGCCGCCACGTTTTCTATTGCTGCCCGCAGAGCGGATTTGGAGGTTCTCATGACGGCAAAGATCATCGACGGCAAGAGCTTCGCCGAGGGCCTGCGCACCCGTATCGCCGGCCATGTGCAGCGCCTCAAATCCGAGCACGGCATCACCCCCGGCCTGGCCGTGGTCATTGTCGGCCACGATCCCGCCAGCGAGATCTATGTGAGCAGCAAGGCCAAGCAGACCGCCGAAGTCGGCATGGCCTCGTTCAAGCACGAACTGCCTGAGGATACGTCGGAGGCCGACCTTCTCGAACTCGTGCATCGCCTGAACAATGACGGTCAAGTCCATGGTATCCTTGTGCAAATGCCAGTGCCAAAACAGATCGATCCCATCAAGGTGATCGAGGCCATCGCCCCATCGAAGGACGTCGATTGCTTCACCCCGGCCAATGTCGGCAAGGTGCAGATCGGCCTGCCGGGCCCGGTTTCCTGCACGCCCCTCGGCTGCCTCATGCTGCTGCGCGACCAGCTCGGCTCGCTTTCCGGCCTCAACGCCGTCATCATCGGCCGCTCCAATCTCGTCGGCAAACCCATGATGCAGTTGTTGCTGCGCGAGAACTGCACCGTCACCGTCGCCCATTCCAAGACGAAGAACCTGGCTGACGTCGTCCGCGGCGCCGATATCGTCATAGCCGCCGTCGGCCGCCCGGAAATGATCCGCGGCGACTGGATCAAGCCCGGCGCTACCATCATCGATGTCGGCATCAACCGCATTCCCGCCCCCGAGCGCGGCGAGGGCAAGACGCGCCTGGTCGGCGACGTCGCCTATGCCGAGGCCGCTGCAGTCGCCGCCGCCATCACCCCGGTGCCCGGCGGCGTCGGCCCCATGACCATTGCCTGCCTGCTCGCCAACACCATCACCACCGCCTCGCTGATCAACGGCCTCGTGCCCCCCACCGACCTGACGGCATGAGCGTTCCCGCCCACGATCCCGGCGGCAAGGTCCGCCTGCGCCTGGCCGAAGGCGTGCATGGCGACGTGGTGATGAGCGCGGATACCCGCTATCGCCAGCGCATGCGCCGCTGGCTGGGCGACGCTTTCCCCGAGCACTATATCCTCTTCATCGGCATGAACCCCTCCACCGCCGACGCGACCGTGGACGACCCCACCTGCGCCCGCGAATGGACCTTCGCCCGCCGCGAGGGCTTTTCCGGCATGGTGAAATGCAATGTCGGCGACTACCGCGCCACCGACCCGAAAATGCTGGTCCAACCGGGCATTGTCGCCGTTTCCGACGCCAACCTGCCCATCATCCGCCAGGCTGCTGGCGGAGCAGGGCGCGTCGTCCTCTGCCACGGCAAGCTCAACAAGGCGCTGGCGCCGGCTGGTCACGAAATCGTCGAAGCCCTCAAGGCCGACGGCGTAGAATTATGGTGCTTCGGGACCAATGCCGACGGCTCGCCCAAGCATCCGCTCTATCTCAGGGCCGATACACCGCTGGTACGGTTTGCGGGTTAGAAAGTTCGATGCGTTTCTGGGCTTCGTTCGAGATCTACAAGCTAGCCTTCCCAGCGGCGAACATCTGCCGAAAGGCGATGGAACCGCTGCTCAATACATTGCTGGCAGAGTCTGGACTTGCCACTTTCGAATGCGAATTCCGCTATGTGCCGATCATTATGCCGCCGGAAATGGCCGTTCGATATCCCGCCCGATCACGGGTTAGGAGGCGGGAGCGCGTGTACGACTGCGCTCCCCAGTTGGCGTATGAAATCTTTGTGAGCGCCTCGTTCGAGGAGCAATTGGCGGAGTATGTGGCAGGAATACGAAGCGACGCACCCAACTTGGCTAAGCTCGGCGCCTCAAAGGATCAGATCGCGGAGTTCGAGCGGGTTCTTTCGCAGGCCGCACAATACATTCTAGCGAACCACCTCGACCAAACACGGCACTGAGCTGCGACTGCCTGACAGTTAGCTCAAGCCGCCCCGGCCAGGTAAAACAACCGTGCCACCGTATGGTCCCGCAGCGCCTGCGCCGGCAGCTTGCCCTGCAAAGCCGCGATCACCTGCGCCTTGTCCGGCACCGCGCTCGCATCCACCACGACCTTGCTGAAACCCGGCCGCAAGCCCTGCTTGGCGCCTTCCAGCAGGTCGAACAGCAGCGCCCGCACATCGGTCCGCATGGCACAGGCAATGCACTGCACGCCATCGGCATGCCCATGCCCGGAATTGGCCGGCAGCCGGAGCAGCGCGGTTTCGGCATCGAGCGGTATCAGATGCCCCGGCTCGGTGACGAGGGTCACGGGGATGGGTTCAACACGAGCCACGATGCGCGCCCCACCCACTGAGCGGCACCTCCCCCTCGACGGGGGAGGTTGGGAGGGGGTGGCGGGAGCCACAATGCATCTGGGCCAAACACCCCCCACCCTTGATCCCTCCCCGCAAGGGGGAGGGTGTCGACTGAAACATCGGGGAAAGAACCATCATCACTCCGCCGCCACGATCGCCGGCCCCGGAATATAGTTCAGGATCGGCCCCAGCCAGCGTTCCACTTCACTCACGGCCATGTTCTTGCGCCGCGCATAGTCGGCCACCTGGTCGCGCTCCACCTTGGCCACGCCGAAATAGTAGGATTCGGGATGGCTGAAATAGAACCCGGAAACCGATGAGCCCGGCCACATGGCATAGCTCTCGGTCAGAACAACGCCCACACTCTCCTCGGCGTCGAGCAGTCGGAACAAAGTGGTCTTTTCCGTATGGTCGGGCTGCGCCGGATAGCCGGGGGCAGGGCGGATGCCGCGATAGGTCTCGGCAATCAGCTCGTCGGGCGTAAAG
This sequence is a window from Devosia ginsengisoli. Protein-coding genes within it:
- a CDS encoding AMP nucleosidase, translated to MTTISPPRLDKQSFTDPEKAWEYLAELYHRNTGFIRGHLEALTKGVVPPGRVRACYPQVEVRSTSYSRHESTLPYGFLHTPGLYRTTVTAPDLFRTYYQEQFTVILKNHGGTIDIGESDTPIPLHFAVEANERIDGEALNALNIPLRDVFDAPDLGNTDDEIANGTFVPPRGGPYPLAAFTAPRVDYSLFRLSHYTGTDASHFQNFVIFTNYAFYIDEFCRVAKEYMRSGHAHYESFIEPGNVVTDNALRGGNVAGTAPVRAPQMPAYHLTADRGRGITMVNIGVGPSNAKTITDHIAVLRPHAWIMLGHCAGLRNSQELGDYVLAHAYVREDHVLDADLPLTVPVPALAEVQVALEQAVHEITETEGIETKKIMRTGTVATFDNRNWELRDQVEIVRQLSQSRAVALDMESATIAANGFRFRVPYGTLLCVSDKPLHGELKLPGMASDFYRTQVNRHLQIGLRAMEILRDQPAERLHSRKLRSFAETAFQ
- a CDS encoding DUF1801 domain-containing protein produces the protein MPEQKTRPDTGDVDEFLEQLDDPAKRADSYRLIEMMSVVSGEPPVLWGTMIGFGRYHYRYASGHEGEAFLIGFAPRKAEFSIYLMGTYMPEEIARRDGLLARLGKHRMGKACLYVKRLDDIDMNVLRELAEISVATLRAAYPAK
- a CDS encoding DUF1643 domain-containing protein, with the protein product MSVPAHDPGGKVRLRLAEGVHGDVVMSADTRYRQRMRRWLGDAFPEHYILFIGMNPSTADATVDDPTCAREWTFARREGFSGMVKCNVGDYRATDPKMLVQPGIVAVSDANLPIIRQAAGGAGRVVLCHGKLNKALAPAGHEIVEALKADGVELWCFGTNADGSPKHPLYLRADTPLVRFAG
- the folD gene encoding bifunctional methylenetetrahydrofolate dehydrogenase/methenyltetrahydrofolate cyclohydrolase FolD encodes the protein MTAKIIDGKSFAEGLRTRIAGHVQRLKSEHGITPGLAVVIVGHDPASEIYVSSKAKQTAEVGMASFKHELPEDTSEADLLELVHRLNNDGQVHGILVQMPVPKQIDPIKVIEAIAPSKDVDCFTPANVGKVQIGLPGPVSCTPLGCLMLLRDQLGSLSGLNAVIIGRSNLVGKPMMQLLLRENCTVTVAHSKTKNLADVVRGADIVIAAVGRPEMIRGDWIKPGATIIDVGINRIPAPERGEGKTRLVGDVAYAEAAAVAAAITPVPGGVGPMTIACLLANTITTASLINGLVPPTDLTA